The stretch of DNA TGTGTTTCTAtacctttttatatttataaagatatttgaaaattaattaaaccatgttttaatataaatgattatagttTTTTGAAACAAATGTTACTGATTAATTGAAAAATGTTATTGGttaattttcataatataaattttaatgtcTTAAAGGTCATtgttttgattataaatttacaaaattttaatatagatatttgtttaaattttatctgGGGTAAAAgtgtataattaattatagtattatttatgtaatattagatattttattaatatatttcacactaataataaaattaatattcatgTGTTTCttggattttttatttattcattatatttgaaaatcagGTAAACTATGTTATCTGAATAAATGATCTTGATTTTCAAAATgaatgttatttatttattttcctaataaaaacttaatttcTGAAATTATTGTTTTTCTGGTAAGGTTAATTTGTGGATGTACTTTTTCatcatttttgttaattttatggaaaattatctaatttttgtttgtttgatcgtTGAGTGATGGTACATGAAAAAGATGTACattatttttgttcttattgtttttctttagttttgtgaaaattttattttttttctctaatttcATAATATTGTGAATTATATTATTTGtgtttaattaagtttttttttgcaaatacaCTGATGTTATAAatttactaggtgattttcccgtgctcatgcacgggtataaatatttgtatagtGAATATACTACAATAATTGATtgatatttagttttagttttaaagtagtttgtaatttgtatgtaaaatttatatcaataatactacattaatttagtttagacatatgattttagatatgttatctTCTATCAGTTTAATTGTTTTTACGGTCGATTTagttattatttggatatattggattacatatatttctataaattcaACTAcactatttttattcaaaatatatttaaattttgattaattttcttatttgcatttaaattggttgttgtcttagatatctaaatatattttagtaaaactatgtataacttaagatatattattcttagaatgaaataataaaaataaactaaagtgtctGATTCCTacttacataaattaatataacaataatattctgaagtctcatgcatatatataaattctacaaaataactaaattttgacagttgattaatattttattttcacttgttaatatgttttgagttatcctataatttatatttataaaaaaataaaatgttattataagttatatattcttattgtatttaaatctatgattttagatataagttggattaatCAAATCACTCATGTTGTGAGTATACTaagttaaacattttttttcaaatgaaaactgaagtataattatttttttatataattaagtcaaattttattttatttatcgtttaattAAATGTGTATGTATTTTggtaatatttatcaaattatatgttaattttttcaaCAAATATTAGAAGATAAAGTGATGAACAATattaagttataaatataagtaattaataaataaaaatatatttaaataattttatgcttTGGATATGTtgaatggtaaactgaaatttaattaaataaaaaaatattttaaataacctTGTAAATGATCAGATTTTCTAGGGTATTtttattatggttatattaagttccacaaacataaaacataaaattaaaaaggaaaataaatgctaagaaattttcttttaattatgataaaataCAATACCTACCTcgttaaaaaaattagtgttattctattctttgatcaaaaaaatattttatcattatttgattaaaatgtgtttattgttgaaatttattttgtattttattctctcttaaaaataagcagTAAAACTATTTGTGATTacttttaagaaatatatattatatcaatttatgttacttaattattttatataatcactttgagaatatatatttgtattattaaaaaaatttgtcaaacaaatacaatttcttttttttctaatatcaagattatttatatgtgtgaaattcattattatgaaatcaaattatattgaaaatatagtTTTCCAGCAAAGAAagtatagatataaataatttattttattacttcaaaagtaaattttatgttatttaaaaaaaaaattaaatggaataactctattttgtgaactttccttttaatgaaatcatattatatgtacatatattttcgtttctaaattcagtttttaaaatttttagacttttcctttttataatatattatattttgaaaattttaaaaatcaaactaaattagatgtaatatttttatttcattaaggaTATCTCAAAAATTAACTCTCTAAGAAttaaaatcaagattattttgtgaactttcctttttatgaattacattatatataaaatgtattttcgttttttttttaatttttaatttttcttagatatataggttatttaaaaaaaaaggaaacctaaataaaaaaggaaaaataaaataaaacaggcatataataatgataattagatatatatttgatttattaagggtatcattgtaatcaaccaccgtgagagttaacgtgagcgcgacacataggaaactgacttctcaaataatattatagagatttagtTGACATTGTgcaattaattataaaattgataGATTATATTGTATTACAAAATTTGTTCTAGATAAGGAAAACATGCTATTTTCCACGGAAAGTTTtcatatataatcaaatatcaATCTACTGTTCGATCTCTCCAAAGTGAAATTAATGAATTTATTTCTtcccaaattaaaatttagtaatCCCTACACTATGTTTTTAGTCGGTTTACTATCTACCAAATAATATTCAATTACCTTAACCAAACCAAAGTCTAATTCCAACCAAATTTAACCCAAAAAGCTACGCTAACCTGATTTCTTCGGCTTCTCTATCTGATTCTTCTTCAGTTCATGATAAAGCCATTTCAGCATCTTTGCATTTAACAAAGCACGATGTGATGTTCTTTGTCACAATGCTTTATTGTTCTTTCTTCAGATGCTCTCATTATCACATTGATGCGAAGTCACAATAACcctaatctttatatataaaaagccaaaaacaccaaaacaaaatactaaTCTTCCATTTatgaatcaaaaccaaaaatcataatttcTCACTGAATCATgcaatttaaacatataatagaAGAAAATAGAAGAGTTATCAACCCAGTCGTAATATTATGATTCTTACGCTCTTAACCCAATTGGAAAACATAACAATTGAAAAAATGTTGAAAGGTAGATACGTAAAAGTCAGAAAACTATAGAAAGAATGTATTCATGCCAAGTTTCTTGCTTGTAGGCTGATTCAGAGTTACAACGTCAGTAACACGACCACAGCAGACTCCACGGCAAATCCCCAGAAAATACTATACTCTCACCACGTTTAACATTTCATGCTTTACAGAAATGAGCAGCTTCCTCGAGATTAATTGTTCTTGAGAAAGTGAGTTGAGTGTGAATCACTGACACTTTAAAAGCCTTAAAATGCTGAGATCCTCCCATAGAGACTCATCAGTCCCTGTGTTATAAgaaatagaagaagaaatatgaATTACCAAGACTATACATGCTTTGCGTATTCTAACATAACTAAATCCGAAATAGCATAGCAAAGTATATCTTTCAATCTGTCTAACAGAACCCATCCAAAAGACTCCCATGGACACACACCAATTATTTGTTGTTGCAGATGTGGTTTCCAGTACAAAAGAGAGCATACCTGATCATCAGAAAGACCCCTGCGCTAAGCCTCAGGATCCCAGCTCATCGATTCCATTCCTTCACCGTATTTGTCTAAGCTCCGTACGGATCTCAACGTAGAATCTGAAGCAAGTAGCTTAAATTCAATAAACACATCTGATGCCTCatcatatatattgttttgtggAAGTTCTCTACTAATGTTGAGATCTAAAGATGATACAGTAAGTAACTTACGATGGTGTTAAAATCATGAAGAAGAACTGAATTACgatggaaaaaagaaaaaaaaaagaatctaactTAGTTTTACCGATTGGTACATGATGAATGAACCCGTCTTGGAAGCATTGGCATAAGAGATACAAAAAGGATCTTGGTTGGTCCCCGCAGTTAATCCCCCTGCTATAATTTATCTGCTAATAATGATTGTGAGCAAAGACCTGATGAATTTTACGGATGCAAACTAACCTATATATACCTGTAGATTCACCGACTGGAAGGTAGGGGGACGTATTGATTGTCAAATTGTGGAATGAATGGGGTAGATGGAGTTAATTGTAACTTTAATGATAATGAATGTATGCAGCCGAGTTATGTAACAGTTCGTGTTCTCAGAAGAGGATGGGAAGAATTGCAAGCGAATCTATGCAGAAGACAAACACCACCAAAGAAGATGCTCCATTGTCGGATTGAAGCAACGGCGGCAACCCTAACTATTCTGTAAAAGAGAAGAATACGACGACAATAAGTTACTGGgcttccagaaaaaaaaaatctatattggCAATCCAAAAACCTTCAAATATACAGAAGGATGACAAAAGCCCAAAGATTACAGAGTTAATGAAGTGCTGCGTTTCAAGCAACCGGACACGTGTCAGTCTGTAAAAGCTTGAATTAGTGATGTGGCAgctgatgtgtcagcaggagagatccaactctattttatataaatagatgtgggatcttctctccaatatCAATTCATCCAATACTCATCTTATATTTAACAAATCAATCTATCCTCGGGATTGAGCGTTCAAGATTACACGTTCACATTAACTTAATAGTGATGACAAACCGAAGAAACTTGCAAAAAAATGATAACGTAAGAGCCAACCACCAATATTCTAGTTGACAAAGTAAATAACTTATTTTGTGTCTGCATGGAATCTAACACGTCGATGATTTGATTGGAGCTAACATATCACTTTTCGCCAAACTCAAACAGTATATAAGAAAGTTCTTTCGTGTCGTTAGAACATTTAGTATACAATGGacaagtttataatatttttgatataagaCTAAGACATTTATACAAAcctaaaatatgaaaacaacGCCTTTTTTATAAACTCAAAACAACATTCCGACCGTAAATAACTCAACCACCAAGAAAACATATGTAACAACTACAAGGTACAGCGACGAAAATGTCACATGATATTATAATTTGGGCCTCGACAAACTTAGAACttagaaagaaaatgaaaataaaatttcggGTCGACAGATATCTAGTTTTGTACGTGGGATTCTCTAGGGAATCATAGTTGCTTGATGATTTGCCAGATGTTGTTTGATAATTTGTAGTAGATTAGATAaagaaaacattataaattcaataataaCTTACTTCTAAAGACAAATGTTAGAATGagcatataaacataaataaacataattaagtGTATTCTCTCGTAGCAGTTCTTACTAGCCTATGTAACATTGGGTTCAAGAAAATATATGccacaagaaaaaaattaaggtGTTTTTGTAAACATTTCCTTATATAATTGATACTTTGCTGGAAACTAAAATGTTTTGCAATTATTTATTACCAAATAAAACGGAGGACAGAGAGGTGGTGGGATTGGAGTGATATTTTCTTGAGGAGATCTCTGGTAATATATTAAGAGAACATTGTTAAGTTTTCAACGAAACTATTAAAGAAATGATGTCCAAGTGTGCGATCCTAATATCATACCCCCCTTACTGACTGAAGAAACGTATTATATGTCATCTTTGTTTACAGCATTACCGGTCTATATGCCACTTTAGTATTCAGTGTAAAAGGATCATAACGTTACCCTACGAATTACCAGCAAATAACATTTGCAAAGAATTATATAAAGGGAAAAATACTAATCAAATCAGCTCAAACTCTTTTTAAATCATGTTTGGATCTTTACAATAAAGCATAAAAAGTCATTTTTGATATTGGAGTTCGGAAGTTATAATATTGATGATCAACTTTGTAACGTTGTGTAGTTTGAACATATGTTAATGTATCCATATAGCTTATCATTTATATGGATCCATATAAATGTGACTATCTACCCTCATTATTAAGTTtacattatttataattttatatattttagtgatttataTGACGATTCAAAGACGATGAACAGAAGCCGCATCTAAATTTTACAAAGAGTTGACTTCAATAAATCAGCTTTTGATGTATTATATAATTCAAGTTGTTTGTGTGTATGACAGGCAATTTTTTCTTAGAACAAACACATTATTCTTGCAACATGAAAAGGTAAAAGACTTCTTACAAATATTATTCTTCACTACTAAACCAATTAAAACTGCAGCCTCTCGCCACATAATATGCGAAAATAGAAAAAACTTTCTTTCTAAAATCTCTCAATGTATCAGAGAGGCGCTGTGATTGATTTTCATGTTAGGTAGGACTATTTGCCACATTCTAATTTATTAGTAGTGTTACGTATTAACGAGCTTTTTTACACCTAAATACTTCTTATGGTAGATAACTAAAAGACTAAAATACTAAGGATTAGTTACATGAGATACCATGTGTATACTTACCACTAAATgcaatatattaaatttcacaaccaaaacaaaaccgggtaaaatttggagaaaaaaaaaagatcatcaGTTTTAACTACAAACAAGACGTAATAGTTTCACTTGCAGCCACCATTTTGTAGTAATCCATAACCCAAAAATTGAAAAGACAAGATCTCAGTAAAAGGAGTGTTGTAGCCTTCTCTTAATCTTCACCCCTTGTATCAATACTGAGCATGCTCGTCATGTTGTCTGTCTCATAAAACCGCCAACAAGCTTGTTTCATTCACTAATAATAAACTCAGCCGTAGAATCTTGATAGCACCATGGACATTTACTTTAAGCTGCAGAAGGTGAAGGTAAAGGGTTTCTTCGGATGGGACGAGATGACTTCTTGAGATACGATGAGTTCCATTCACCACCTTCTTGTGCATAGTAATCCATCGGATAGTCTCCATCGAGTACCTCATCACCACCCTTCTTATCATCATCTCCACACGCACATCCCGCTTCTTTCTCCTCTCTTCTGCAGCAGCCAGACTtacaagaagaacaagaagactCACCCTTCTCCCACCAACCAGGGATAAACCCTAACGCAATCTCAGCCTCAAAAGTGGTCAGCAGCGGCTTAAGAAAGGCCTCACCCCAATCAATAGAAAGCCTCGGACACGCTATCTGCACCCAAGCATCCACAGAGTCCTCAAACAAGGCCACTCTCGTGGGACTAAGCTCAGACATCAAAACAACCGTGCTATCAATCCCTCTCTCCTCCATCCTCTTCTCCAACCTCTCCAGAATCCTCGGGTTCCCTTGCCTTCCCAACGTCCCCAACACGATCCCCCAAGTCTTAGCATCCTTAGCACGAGCGATCGCCCTCCTCCTCGTCTCCCTCATCCCCTTGTGATCATACTCCTCTAGAAACATCTTCCCGAGATAAGGATCATACCTAAACGCCTTAATCTTGGGATTAGCTATCATAAACGCCTCAAGATGAAACCTCCCGTCGGCTACAAACACAAGCACCGCGTCCTCACCATCATTATCCTCAACCCTAGAAACCTTAGGTGCCGTGCATCCCAAGACTTCCCCAGCAGATAAAGGCTTCGACTGAGGGATCAAAACACTGAAACCTAGCTTCTCCAAATCCGGTTTCACAGCTCTAATCGCCGAAGTAAACTGAATCGTCCCAGCGAGAATGATCCTCTTCTTGACACCACCATCACCACCGAGATTAAGACAGATAGTGTTCAACAAGCACTTGACATCAATCTGTATCTCAACAAACACATAGAGACAAGGGATCTTGGTGGAGTCGATAGGGACGAGGCAGCTATGTCCGTAGTGAATAAGCAAGTCAGCGCCGAGAGCAGAGGCGGAGAAGTCGTCGACGCAGCAAGCACCGTAAGTGACGTCTCCGAGGACGAAGCAGCGAGAGGCTCCGGCGAAGGAAGTGAAGATGTCGGAGAGGGTGAGCGCGTACATGAGGAGACCCTCGGGGAGCTGGATGGCGACGCGTTTCGCGTTCGTGGATTTGATTCGCCAGACGCATTTGTGGATCTCGAAGTGGTAGATGGGAGGGAGGAGGGAGATGGCGGCGTTGAGGGATGCGTCGTTGAGGATTGTGTCCGGGATTTGGTTTTTGATGAAACGCTTTGGGGGTTgcttcggtttggttttggttggTTCGGAAAGCTCCATGCTTTTTAGGTCAAAAGGACTGATTACAAATCAATCGAATTAGGAGAAGAGTTTCAATACGTAATACTTTGAGAGAGTAGAAGACGAACCAGACGAAGAAGTCGAGAGCACGAGATTGGTCTGAGAGGAAAAGGAATCGAAGATTGCTTGATTGCTTACAGGGAGGGAATCGAGAAGGCGGCGGAAGAGACGAGCAGGAAACAactaacaacaacaaacaagacACAACCAGGGTTTAGTTTTTTagacaagtaaaaaaaaaacagggttTAGTTTTGGAGTGTTGTTCTTATTAAACCAACCGGTTATGTTGAATTTCGTTTAACCGAATTTAACAAATCTCTCTTAAgccttgattggtagagcattaaCATTAGCATTATTTTCtacattatccaatcaacatatgTTAGAAAAACATTTAGTAAAGCATTTACTAAATGCTAAAGCTCTCCAAATGCTCTCTCGCAAATGCTCCCATATGAAAtttttggaagagcatttatatttacaaattttaaattttaaaaaataaatataattagttcatttatttgatttaataatatcataaaattatttttatatccagaaaattaaatttaattaatatatataatatattttaaatgagaaaatattattttttaaacagatattttaattgtaattttattttttaaaataaaaatttttcggatataaatatattttttgaaattagtaaataaataaattaattatatctcttatatatataacgataatttatttaattttgtttaataatatccaaattatttttatatccaaaataaatttgtatttatttatttaatttaataatattcaaaattttttattccaaattaatttatattttttttaaaaaaacatttatttttaaataataatatttcacatttatagtttatttaatttatgttattaattaagatttattattttaataaaaatatattataatatattatatttaatatatattaatatttatattataattaatatatattaatatatatattataattgatataatattatttttaaatataatatattatataataattttattaaaattttaaaaattgtatattGCTACTGCTTTACCAATCAtctttattaaattttaaacagaGTATAAAGCTTCTGCAACATACTGCTTCTATagcatactgctactgcttTTTCATCAGCTATACCAATCAAGGCCTATAttatcctcttcttcttttgtttttattgctATACATAAGACATTCAAATTTTGgggacaaaaacaaatattcgCTTCATGTTTATCGTTTATCTTCTAGCACACAAACAAATATGCACTTTCTTATCCGTCAGAGTTTTTCAtagtaaaatgttaaattattataccaAATTTTCAGTTTGAGACAGATTACAAAAGGAACTAGTAACGGGATGTATAAATAAACTAAACACAACTATACAAAAATGGAATCAACCCGTATTCAATTTTACCCTAATGGTAAAAAAACTCCATCTGGAATTTCCGAATTGAATTCAATTTGTCTTGGCCACGACGGATTAGTCACGTACTTATATATACAGACTTCACGAAATTTGTTTTTAGGTTAGTTTGTTTAGGATCTCTATGGTTATCGAAACagaaattatatatgtatataatatataagagagtATTTATCAACAACATATGTGCACCCAGAATGTGtgcatattaaaaaatatgtgttcttaaaatttataagaatCTCATACCATAGCATGACTGTAttaactaatgaaataaatcatgtataaaCATGCATTGAGAGGTTGTTTAGCACATATAGAAACACGAGATCGATCACCGTTTTGAGAAAATGGTTTATAGTGGACTAATAAGTGTGCTTCACATCGACGGGGAAATCCAAATGTTTAGATGATTACAACGTCTCACTTTGAATTAAGATCCTTTGTGGGTGATTGACTGTTTGTGATTCAAAAGAAAGAAGGAACAGTATGAGTAGACAAACTTCATCGTAACGTTTCTGCCAAGTCAGCACAGACTCAATCAAGAAAAACATCCGAACAGTTAGATTTAGCTAATTTCATGCTACCAACTGGGATCCTATGTTTTAATAATCAAACCACATGTAATTTGTGGGGATGTACTCGTCGCATAATAATGGTTACCACAGCAAACTATGTTTCACAGGGGAATGTCATTAagttctttttaaaaagaaatgtcATTTTAGTGCTTTTTTTAAGTATGACTACTActaattattcattattataGAGAATCTAATTGTGATACTTAGACGAAACGATGTCCACGTTGTATATGATCCCCGCACCCACCAAACAGGAGATTCAGGAAGCTTCACGACAACTTCCAGTTTCGCTATTAATGCTAATTGATCTGTTCTCTACGTCTCTTCTAGCTAAAGaattaacaaaatttcaaaacccaaaaagagaaaaagaaatgaaaaagtcAAAAAGGTAAAGTCTAGAAAAATCTATGGaagaataaaaatagaaaaactgaaaaaagagcgtttatatatattaataaagacAACATGTTAGAGAAGAAGTCAAGATTGATGAAACTTCTTGAAACAGACGAGACACGTGCCTCTATTGTCTAAAAGCTCTCTGATCCTCTACTTCGCGCACACCCGATAATCCTAACCGTTCAATTACAGACTCTCTGATTGGTCCTATTGCAGTGTCTTAGCCACGGCGTCTCCTCCTTCTCCCGGATCTCTCTCCACAACCGCCTTCACCTGAACGCCTTCGCTTCTCGTCCGTTTCAGCCCTATCGAAACACCGAATAGCCTATGACTCGCTTCTTCCTCAGCAGCCTCCGTCTTCCCCGGAAAAAACTCCACCGCTTTCATCCTTTCGCGACTGGTGCTAGCTCCCGGAGAAGAACGGTTCTCATCAGGAGGAGATCCTGAGTAGGTAGACATGAGGCTGAAGATGTTATCGCAGAGAGACTTCATCTGTGCGAGCTCACGGTTAAGCTGGATGTTCTGACTCCGAAGCTTCTCGTTCTCTTCCAACAGCTCAACGGACAGACCGCCGCCGTTTCCGGTTTGACAGTTCCACGACGGAGACACCGCTTGATCTTCCGCAGAACTCGACGGAGACACGACCGTTTTCGCCGTCAGAACTCTCTGACCCGCCGCCGCCGCTTCAGAAGGCGGAGCAACAGCTGCTTGTGGGGTCAGCTTCCGACGCTGGATCTCTTTGAGGAGACGTTTCTCTCCTCTCCTGAAGAAATCATTCGAAAACTCCACCGATCAGGGACTACTTTCTTGAAACCCTGCAAGaaattaaccaa from Raphanus sativus cultivar WK10039 unplaced genomic scaffold, ASM80110v3 Scaffold1893, whole genome shotgun sequence encodes:
- the LOC130504930 gene encoding uncharacterized protein LOC130504930, which gives rise to MELSEPTKTKPKQPPKRFIKNQIPDTILNDASLNAAISLLPPIYHFEIHKCVWRIKSTNAKRVAIQLPEGLLMYALTLSDIFTSFAGASRCFVLGDVTYGACCVDDFSASALGADLLIHYGHSCLVPIDSTKIPCLYVFVEIQIDVKCLLNTICLNLGGDGGVKKRIILAGTIQFTSAIRAVKPDLEKLGFSVLIPQSKPLSAGEVLGCTAPKVSRVEDNDGEDAVLVFVADGRFHLEAFMIANPKIKAFRYDPYLGKMFLEEYDHKGMRETRRRAIARAKDAKTWGIVLGTLGRQGNPRILERLEKRMEERGIDSTVVLMSELSPTRVALFEDSVDAWVQIACPRLSIDWGEAFLKPLLTTFEAEIALGFIPGWWEKGESSCSSCKSGCCRREEKEAGCACGDDDKKGGDEVLDGDYPMDYYAQEGGEWNSSYLKKSSRPIRRNPLPSPSAA